The Dyadobacter sandarakinus DNA window TCCGCATTCCCGGCAACTTCGCAGGCGTCAATGGTATCCGGCATACATCCGGCCACATTCGGAAGTGGCGCGACAAGCTGGGGCTGAAAAAAGCCGGTCTCTACCTGGGGCAGATCGTGCGGATGCAGGAGGAAATCGGCACGGGTGGGGGAGGTTTCCGCTTTTTATACGGAGCTTTCCTGGAAGAGGCAGCGGGATACATGCAGGATGACCGGCTGGCTGTGATTTCGGAGGATTTTACCAGATCCGGAGATATGTGGCGCGCCGCAGCCATCAAAATGGCCGGTGTGTACAAAGGAAGGCTGACGGAGCAAAAAGATTTTGATGAGATTGCAGATATGCTCCTGGATATTCGCCTGATAGAAAAAGACGCTTTTCAAAAGCTTTCCCGCCTGAACCTGGGAAAGTGAGAATTCAATAATTTATGGCCGATCCGGTATGCATTGCGATAGAGGACGTCAGCAAACGTTATGCCTCCGCACAGGAGAACAGTCTGTCGGATATTTCCCTCAACATTAGCAAGTCGGATGTTTATGGCCTGCTCGGACCCAATGGAGCCGGCAAAACCAGCCTTATTTCCATTCTTTGCGGCATCATACCACCAACTTCCGGAGAAGTCACCTATTACCTGGACGGGCAGGCAGTCAGTAATCGTGCGCGCAAGCAGCTGATCGGTTTTGTCCCGCAGGAATATGCATTTTACCAGGAGCTGACGCCGCGTCAGAACCTTGACTATTTTGGCGCTTTGTATAACATGCCTTCCGGCAAATTGCGGGAAAGACGTGAACATTTGCTGGAAGTACTTGGGCTCGGCAAGGCAGCCGACCGGAAGGTAGGTACTTTTTCGGGAGGCATGAAGCGGCGGGTCAATCTGGCGATCGGTATTATACATGAACCACAAATTCTCTTCCTGGACGAACCTACCGTAGGTGTGGATGTACAAAGCCGCAATGCAATCATCCGCTATCTGGAATTGCTGAACGAGCAGGGTACTACCATTATTTACACCTCACACCATTTGTCGGAAGCCGAGGCTTTTTGCCGGCATATTGCGCTGATTGATCATGGAAAGGTTATTGCAGAGGGGGCAATGGAAAATCTGAAAGCCGTTCATCAAGTACCCAGTCTGCACGATTTGTTTATTAAGCTGACAGGGGAGGAATACCGGGACTGATATGTTTAAGCTGTTTGCATCTTTACGAAAAGAGTTTTTGCTGCTGGTCAATGATAAAACCGGCCTTGCATTGATGTTCCTGATGCCTTTGCTGCTGGTTTTCATTATTACGATCATCCAGGACAGCGCGTATAAAATGGTGAACGAGAACCAGATCCCGATCCTGATTGTAAACCGGGACCAGGGAGGCGAGGGAGAGCACCTGATCC harbors:
- a CDS encoding ABC transporter ATP-binding protein → MADPVCIAIEDVSKRYASAQENSLSDISLNISKSDVYGLLGPNGAGKTSLISILCGIIPPTSGEVTYYLDGQAVSNRARKQLIGFVPQEYAFYQELTPRQNLDYFGALYNMPSGKLRERREHLLEVLGLGKAADRKVGTFSGGMKRRVNLAIGIIHEPQILFLDEPTVGVDVQSRNAIIRYLELLNEQGTTIIYTSHHLSEAEAFCRHIALIDHGKVIAEGAMENLKAVHQVPSLHDLFIKLTGEEYRD